A window from Chiloscyllium punctatum isolate Juve2018m chromosome 3, sChiPun1.3, whole genome shotgun sequence encodes these proteins:
- the dusp23b gene encoding dual specificity protein phosphatase 23, protein MASAPHNFSWIEPKKLAGMAMPRLPAHYQYLYDNGIKHLVTLSERKPPYHDTCPGLKIHHIKIDDFCPPSFEQIKRFLAVVEEASAKGEGVGVHCLHGFGRTGTMLACYLVKSKKITGVDAIAEIRRIRHGSLETHEQEKSVVQFHQRTK, encoded by the exons ATGGCATCTGCCCCACATAACTTTTCCTGGATTGAACCCAAAAAGCTGGCTGGGATGGCAATGCCACGATTACCTGCTCACTACCAGTATTTGTATGACAATGGCATTAAACACCTTGTCACGCTCAGTGAGAGGAAGCCACCATACCACGATACTTGTCCAGGATTGAAGATCCATCATATAAAGATCGATGATTTTTGTCCACCCTCTTTTGAACAGATCAAAAGGTTTCTTGCTGTTGTTGAGGAAGCCAGTGCAAAGGGCGAG GGAGTTGGAGTCCACTGTCTTCATGGCTTTGGGAGAACTGGAACGATGCTTGCTTGTTATCTTGTAAAAAGTAAGAAAATAACAGGAGTCGATGCAATTGCAGAAATACGAAGGATTCGTCATGGTTCTCTAGAAACCCATGAACAAGAAAAATCAGTTGTACAATTCCATCAACGTACAAAATAA